GTGGCACGGCGAATTTGTGTGAATACAAGAAAGCAGTCAAAACGCAGTTAACAAAATCCAAATAAAAATAGTCTGCGGTGACGCGGCGTAAATCGGAAACGATAAAAGCCGCTTAATCAGCGACAGGTACGGTCTTGCAAAGAACCGGGGGTGGCTTACTGCTGGCAAGGGTAATTTTCCCGCACCTTGAGCGCGATAAACGGCGCCAGAGGTAGTGGAAGTCCGAATTGTCAGAATCGCCCTGTCCCGGCATCGTGTGCGGTTATACAGTGCAAGCTGGCTCATGCAGAGTCAGTCGCGTTGTGTGCCGTACGCTTTTAATTTGTGGTCTGGAGGAAAACATGAACTGGAAAATGGCTTTTTGCGTTGGCGCGACTGCGCTGGTAGGTCTGACGGGTATCGCTCACGCCCAGGATACCTTGCGTATCGGTCTGGAAGCATCCTACCCCCCGTTTGAAAGCAAGTCCCCAGAGGGCAAGCTGGAAGGCTTTGATATCGACGTCAGCAACATGATTTGCGAACGCATGAAGGTCAAGTGTGTGTTCGTTGAGAACGCATTTGACGGTTTGATTCCGGCGCTCAACGCCCGCAAGTTCGATGTGATCAATTCCGCCATGAACATCACCGCCAAGCGCAAGCAAGCGATTGATTTCAGCGCACCGGTTTACGTTGTGCCTATCCAAATGGTTGCCAAGAACGGCTCCGGCCTGCAACCCACCGTGGCCAGCCTGAAGGGCAAGACCATTGGCGTGGCGCAAGGCACTTCGCAAGAAGATTTCGTCAAGGCGCATTGGGCGACCGCAGGCGTGAAGGTCCAGTCTTACCAGGCTCAGGATCAAATCTGGAGCGACTTGCTGTCTGGCCGCGTTGACGCTGCCGTGCAAGAATCGCAAACCGCGCAGGACAGCTTCCTGAGCAAGCCAGCTGGCAAGGATTACGCCTTTGCTGGTGCACCGCTGACCGATCCGGTCACGCTGGGTGAAGGCACTGGCCTGGCCGTGCGTAAAGGCGACAAGGCTACGCACGACAAAGTGCAAGCCGCCATTGATTCGCTCAAGAAAGACGGTAGCTTGAGCAAGTTGTCGCTGAAATATTTCAAGCGCGACATCATCGCCAAGTAATCGGGACCGGGGCTGATGGCGCGTGTCGTCACCCCGATCTACCGCCCTGATTGGCTACCATCACGATCAAGCGCAAGCCTGCGCGGTGGGCCGATCAAACCTGCAGTTGCCATTTCTGACGCAACTGCCTTTCGGGTTCAGCCATGAAAGTAGATGTCATCGTCCTTGGCGCCGGCATTGTGGGCGTCTGTACGGCGATTCACCTGCAAGATCGCGGCCGCTCGGTAGCACTGGTAGACCGGCGCGGGCCGGGTGAAGAAACCAGTCATGGCAACGCCGGGCTGATCGAACGCTCTGCCGTCGTGCCTTATGGTTTTCCGCAAGATATGGCGACGGTGCTGCGCTATGCTCGCAATACCTCGACTGAATTACGCTATCACCTGAAAGCATTGC
This genomic interval from Silvimonas soli contains the following:
- a CDS encoding ABC transporter substrate-binding protein; protein product: MNWKMAFCVGATALVGLTGIAHAQDTLRIGLEASYPPFESKSPEGKLEGFDIDVSNMICERMKVKCVFVENAFDGLIPALNARKFDVINSAMNITAKRKQAIDFSAPVYVVPIQMVAKNGSGLQPTVASLKGKTIGVAQGTSQEDFVKAHWATAGVKVQSYQAQDQIWSDLLSGRVDAAVQESQTAQDSFLSKPAGKDYAFAGAPLTDPVTLGEGTGLAVRKGDKATHDKVQAAIDSLKKDGSLSKLSLKYFKRDIIAK